In Pleurocapsa sp. PCC 7319, the following are encoded in one genomic region:
- a CDS encoding TrkA family potassium uptake protein has translation MYNYTFEEKYGRLRKELVRGGVVLAGIVLIGTLWYWQVEKWSFSESAYMTVITLSTVGFSEVRPLEERGRLFTVALILMGLLTIGYIVNRFTEALIQGYFQEGIKLRQERSLIESLEQHYIVCGFGRTGRHVAREFFAEGIPFIIIDDNLEEVEEIKQLGYTVILGDATLDESLVRAKIDRAICLVTALPSDAQNLYTVLSAKTLNPRIRAIARASNEEAVQKLQRAGADAVVSPYITGGKRLAAAALRPQVMDFVDGIITGSNRSYYLEEFLIDTQACPFVGKSLREAKLRSQSGALVLAIRRFDGNLIAGPTGDTLILDRDALICMGTAEQLRDLNKILGPINSTKSLRPPKNKL, from the coding sequence ATGTATAATTATACCTTTGAGGAAAAATATGGTCGTTTAAGGAAAGAGTTAGTACGAGGTGGTGTCGTATTAGCTGGTATTGTCCTAATTGGTACTCTCTGGTATTGGCAGGTAGAGAAGTGGTCTTTTTCAGAATCAGCATATATGACTGTGATTACCTTGTCCACAGTCGGGTTTTCCGAGGTGCGTCCGCTGGAAGAAAGAGGTCGGCTATTTACTGTTGCCTTGATTTTGATGGGCTTATTGACCATTGGTTATATTGTCAATCGTTTTACAGAAGCCTTAATTCAGGGGTATTTTCAAGAAGGAATCAAACTAAGACAGGAGAGAAGTTTGATTGAATCTTTAGAACAACATTACATCGTATGTGGTTTTGGGCGAACTGGTCGTCATGTTGCCCGAGAGTTTTTTGCTGAAGGTATTCCCTTCATTATTATTGATGATAATCTCGAAGAAGTAGAAGAAATTAAGCAGCTGGGTTACACAGTAATTTTAGGTGATGCTACTCTCGATGAATCTTTAGTACGAGCCAAAATTGATCGGGCTATCTGTTTGGTAACGGCATTACCTTCAGATGCCCAAAATCTCTATACAGTATTATCGGCCAAGACCCTTAATCCCCGGATTAGGGCGATCGCCCGTGCCAGCAACGAAGAAGCAGTACAAAAACTACAGCGAGCGGGGGCAGATGCGGTAGTCTCTCCCTATATTACAGGAGGTAAAAGATTAGCGGCGGCGGCGTTAAGACCTCAGGTGATGGACTTTGTAGATGGTATCATTACAGGATCTAATCGTTCTTACTATCTCGAAGAATTTTTGATTGATACTCAAGCTTGTCCCTTTGTGGGCAAGAGTCTTCGGGAAGCTAAACTGCGATCACAGTCGGGAGCCTTGGTATTGGCGATTCGTCGTTTTGACGGCAACTTAATTGCCGGTCCCACTGGAGACACTCTAATTTTGGATCGAGACGCTTTAATATGTATGGGAACAGCCGAACAATTGCGAGATTTAAACAAGATTCTGGGTCCAATTAATTCGACAAAGTCACTCAGACCTCCCAAAAATAAACTTTGA
- a CDS encoding aspartate aminotransferase family protein: protein MIQSPLLDDSLTTSKTPEFDRDRFDGSVMQTYGRFPIAIDRGEGCRLWDTNGKEYLDFVAGIATCTLGHAHPALIAAVTEQIKKLHHVSNLYYIPEQGELAEWLVNHSCADKVFFCNSGAEANEAAIKLVRKYAYTHLDKVEQPIILTAKASFHGRTLATITATGQEKYQQGFAPLPEGFAYVPYNDITTVENAIADLDEGTLRRVVGIMIEPLQGEGGVRPGDLEYFLRLRKICDENQILLVFDEVQVGIGRSGKLWGYENLGVEPDILTSAKGLAGGIPIGAMLCKDSCAAFEPGNHASTFGGNPFACAAALAVLQTLEQENILHNVQTRGEQLRVRLRAIAKQYPSLFSEVRGWGLINGIELSPDIDLTSIDLVKAAMEEGLLLAPAGPKVLRFVPPLIVSEAEVDEATKILEATISKIAKN, encoded by the coding sequence GTGATTCAATCCCCTTTATTAGATGATTCTTTAACTACCTCGAAGACACCGGAATTTGATCGCGATCGCTTTGATGGGAGTGTGATGCAAACCTATGGTCGTTTTCCCATTGCCATCGACCGGGGAGAGGGCTGTCGTCTTTGGGATACAAACGGAAAAGAATATCTTGATTTTGTTGCCGGGATTGCTACTTGTACTCTGGGTCATGCACATCCTGCTCTAATTGCTGCTGTAACGGAACAAATTAAAAAATTACACCACGTTTCCAACCTCTATTACATTCCTGAACAGGGAGAGCTAGCAGAGTGGCTAGTAAATCATTCCTGCGCTGATAAAGTGTTTTTCTGTAATTCTGGCGCGGAAGCCAATGAAGCAGCAATTAAACTAGTTAGAAAATATGCTTATACTCACCTCGACAAGGTAGAGCAACCGATAATTCTTACTGCCAAAGCTAGTTTTCACGGGCGAACCTTGGCGACTATTACCGCCACAGGGCAAGAAAAATATCAACAAGGTTTTGCTCCTCTGCCTGAGGGATTTGCCTATGTTCCCTATAACGATATTACTACCGTAGAAAATGCGATCGCCGATCTGGATGAGGGGACTTTACGCCGAGTGGTAGGGATCATGATTGAACCACTCCAAGGAGAGGGAGGAGTACGTCCAGGAGATTTAGAATATTTTTTGAGACTGCGTAAAATTTGCGACGAAAATCAGATCCTGCTGGTGTTTGACGAAGTACAGGTGGGGATCGGCAGAAGTGGCAAACTCTGGGGTTACGAGAACCTTGGTGTTGAACCAGATATCTTGACAAGTGCCAAAGGTTTAGCAGGAGGCATCCCTATTGGAGCAATGCTTTGCAAAGACTCTTGTGCAGCATTTGAGCCAGGCAACCATGCTAGTACTTTCGGTGGTAATCCTTTTGCTTGTGCAGCAGCATTAGCAGTCTTACAAACTTTAGAGCAGGAAAATATTTTACACAATGTTCAAACTAGAGGAGAACAACTAAGAGTTCGATTAAGAGCGATCGCCAAACAATATCCTTCTTTATTTAGCGAAGTTCGAGGCTGGGGTTTAATTAACGGTATTGAATTAAGTCCTGATATAGATTTAACCTCAATTGATCTAGTTAAAGCGGCAATGGAAGAGGGGTTATTACTCGCCCCAGCAGGACCAAAGGTTCTTCGCTTCGTTCCACCTTTAATAGTCTCTGAAGCTGAAGTAGATGAGGCTACTAAAATACTGGAAGCTACCATTAGTAAAATAGCGAAAAATTGA
- a CDS encoding argininosuccinate synthase, translating to MGRAEKVVLAYSGGVDTTVCIPYLKEEWGVKEVITLAADLGQGDELGPIQQKALKCGAVESLVEDATESFVRDYAFPAIQANTLYEDRYPLSTALARPLIAKLLVEAAEKYGADAVAHGCTGKGNDQVRFDVGIMALNPNLKVLAPAREWGMSREEAISYGEKFGLEFPVKKSSPFSIDRNLLGRSIEAGPLEDPMTEPPEEIFVMTKAIADTPDQPEYITIGFEEGIPVSLNDEKLAPVALISQLNDLAGKHGIGRIDMLENRVVGIKSREIYEAPALLVLIHAHRDLESLTLTADITQYKRGIEQTYGELIYRGLWYSPLKEALDGFIQKTQSRVTGEVRIKLFKGNAVIVGRQSDNSIYTPDLATYGAEDEFDHKAAEGFIYIWGLPTRVWSQKTRGL from the coding sequence ATGGGACGCGCTGAAAAAGTAGTCTTAGCTTATTCTGGTGGAGTAGATACCACCGTCTGTATTCCTTATTTAAAGGAGGAATGGGGAGTCAAAGAAGTAATCACCCTTGCTGCAGATTTGGGACAGGGAGATGAATTAGGACCAATTCAGCAAAAGGCATTAAAATGTGGTGCCGTTGAATCTTTAGTTGAAGATGCGACTGAAAGTTTCGTGCGAGATTATGCTTTTCCTGCAATCCAAGCCAATACTTTATATGAAGATCGTTATCCCTTGTCCACAGCCTTAGCACGCCCTTTAATTGCCAAATTATTAGTGGAAGCTGCCGAAAAATACGGTGCAGATGCAGTTGCTCATGGTTGTACGGGTAAAGGTAACGACCAAGTGCGCTTTGATGTGGGCATTATGGCATTAAACCCTAATTTAAAAGTATTAGCTCCTGCTCGGGAGTGGGGTATGAGCCGAGAAGAAGCAATTTCTTACGGTGAGAAGTTTGGCTTAGAATTTCCCGTGAAAAAATCTTCTCCATTTAGTATTGACCGCAATTTACTTGGTCGCAGTATCGAAGCTGGTCCCTTGGAAGATCCAATGACTGAGCCTCCTGAAGAGATTTTTGTCATGACTAAAGCGATCGCTGATACTCCCGATCAACCAGAATATATCACCATTGGTTTTGAAGAGGGTATCCCCGTGAGCCTCAATGATGAAAAACTGGCTCCAGTCGCTTTAATCTCTCAATTAAATGACCTTGCTGGTAAACATGGCATTGGACGTATTGATATGCTAGAAAACCGCGTTGTGGGCATTAAATCGCGGGAAATTTACGAAGCGCCAGCCTTGCTAGTTTTAATTCATGCTCATCGTGATTTAGAAAGCTTAACTCTCACGGCAGATATCACTCAATACAAACGCGGTATCGAACAAACTTACGGTGAATTAATTTACCGGGGCTTGTGGTACAGCCCTCTAAAAGAAGCCTTAGATGGCTTTATCCAAAAGACTCAGTCCAGAGTTACTGGGGAAGTGCGGATTAAACTTTTCAAAGGCAATGCTGTAATTGTTGGTCGTCAGTCAGACAATTCAATTTATACTCCCGATCTGGCTACCTACGGTGCAGAAGACGAGTTTGACCATAAAGCCGCTGAAGGCTTCATTTATATTTGGGGTTTACCCACCAGGGTTTGGTCACAAAAAACCAGAGGACTTTAA